One Cydia pomonella isolate Wapato2018A chromosome 14, ilCydPomo1, whole genome shotgun sequence DNA segment encodes these proteins:
- the LOC133524938 gene encoding RIB43A-like with coiled-coils protein 2 — translation MMKMQIANEQDRKEAQNRERRRQCELERRSRIFNARNRKIGVDLPFLERQVAEKRAERDEQQRRDQAFAAQMIKDSNLAAVLEAREEEERRRIGSEIDNYRQLYQRPQDRREFDLNDPDVLKKQLPPRASDVIGMSSAQKFEGEDLDYEERKKIMAVQKNSWLEQQVQERKAAEEERKAAEAAYMMAIKARDARASELDKLERECRYRLGQANLRYNEALAAERKQLEQVLKEQEEADNTAEMYNNLTSDMLTENPDVAKSALGKNRAIGFMYKGMNQEELKKFYAAQKEQMAAAKAKREADDKMEAEWQALAKSIQREVARQDIADQRKRKEIARQLMEENQLLAMAQKEKEKYFREVVYNNTPTDLYYSQFNTTTR, via the exons ATGATGAAAATGCAAATAGCCAATGAGCAGGACCGAAAGGAGGCGCAGAACAGAGAGAGACGGCGGCAGTGTGAGCTAGAGAGAAGATCGAGGATCTTTAATGCCAGGAACAGGAAGATTGGG GTGGACCTTCCATTCCTGGAGCGGCAGGTAGCAGAGAAGCGAGCTGAACGCGATGAACAGCAACGACGTGACCAAGCGTTTGCTGCACAGATGATCAAGGACAGCAATCTGGCTGCGGTGCTGGAGGCTAGGGAAGAGGAG GAGCGCCGTCGCATTGGCTCCGAGATTGACAACTACCGGCAGCTGTACCAGCGGCCGCAGGACCGCCGCGAGTTCGACCTCAACGACCCCGATGTGCTCAAGAAGCAGTTACCACCGCGGGCCAGTGACGTCATCGGCATGTCCAGTGCTCAAAA ATTCGAGGGCGAAGATCTGGATTATGAAGAGCGCAAGAAGATCATGGCCGTCCAGAAGAACTCGTGGTTGGAGCAGCAGGTCCAGGAGCGGAAGGCTGCTGAGGAGGAACGCAAGGCGGCGGAGGCTGCGTACATG ATGGCAATAAAGGCGCGAGACGCTCGAGCAAGCGAGTTGGACAAACTGGAGCGCGAGTGCCGCTACCGACTGGGGCAGGCCAACTTGAGATACAACGAAGCTTTG GCGGCAGAGCGCAAGCAGCTGGAGCAAGTCTTGAAAGAGCAGGAAGAAGCGGACAACACGGCGGAGATGTACAACAACTTGACATCTGACATGCTCACGGAGAACCCAGATGTCGCTAAGAGCGCCCTCGGCAAGAACAG AGCTATTGGTTTCATGTACAAGGGCATGAACCAAGAGGAGCTGAAGAAATTTTATGCGGCACAAAAAGAACAGATGGCCGCtgcaaag GCTAAGCGCGAAGCGGATGACAAGATGGAAGCGGAGTGGCAGGCGCTCGCCAAGTCCATACAGCGCGAAGTGGCGCGGCAGGACATCGCGGACCAGAGAAAACGCAA GGAAATTGCCCGTCAACTAATGGAAGAGAACCAGCTGTTGGCCATGGCGCAGAAGGAGAAGGAGAAATACTTCCGCGAAGTCGTCTACAACAACACGCCCACCGATCTCTACTACTCGCAGTTCAATACTACTACTAGATAA